In Pseudomonadales bacterium, a single window of DNA contains:
- a CDS encoding TRZ/ATZ family hydrolase — translation MPKQTVDNLIHAKWVIPVNPSNRILVNHAIAIKQGVILDILDSTQAEKTYKSSKTYRLDSHALIPGLINAHGHASMTLFRGLADDLPLMSWLNNHIWPAERRWVSEEFVADGTELAIAEMLLSGTTCFSDMYFYPNVVAKMAHKHKIRAHIMMPILEFPSAWAENAEEYIHKGLTIHDDYRHHDLINIGFGPHAPYTVSDESLERIRMLSDELDAFIHIHLHETSHEIEESIRQFGERPLQRLHRLGLLSPRLQCVHMTQINDDDIQLLKENGCHVVHCPESNLKLASGFCPITQLNEAGINVALGTDGAASNNDLDMLGEAKTAALLAKGVSQNATSIPAHQALRMATYNGAKALGLEASIGSLEPNKSADMIAIDLSHLIDQPIYDPISHLIYNGCGQKVSHVWVKGKMLVDQGELISIDIKTLQFKVSQWRDKIRIAENQQSMSF, via the coding sequence ATGCCAAAGCAAACAGTCGACAATCTAATTCATGCCAAATGGGTGATCCCAGTCAACCCCAGCAACCGGATTTTAGTCAATCACGCCATTGCCATTAAGCAAGGGGTGATTTTGGATATTCTCGATTCCACCCAGGCGGAAAAAACCTATAAATCCAGTAAAACCTATCGGTTGGATTCTCACGCATTGATTCCAGGTCTGATCAATGCCCACGGCCATGCCAGCATGACGCTATTCCGAGGCTTGGCTGATGATCTACCCTTAATGAGCTGGCTGAACAATCATATCTGGCCCGCCGAACGACGCTGGGTTAGTGAAGAATTTGTCGCTGACGGCACGGAACTGGCAATTGCGGAAATGCTACTCAGCGGCACCACCTGTTTCAGCGATATGTACTTTTATCCCAATGTAGTCGCAAAAATGGCTCATAAGCATAAAATACGCGCGCATATCATGATGCCCATTCTCGAATTTCCCAGTGCCTGGGCCGAAAATGCAGAAGAATACATACACAAGGGCCTAACGATTCACGATGATTATCGGCACCATGATTTGATTAATATCGGCTTTGGGCCGCACGCTCCCTATACTGTATCGGACGAATCTTTGGAACGAATCAGAATGCTCTCGGATGAGTTGGATGCGTTTATTCATATTCACCTGCATGAAACCAGCCATGAAATAGAAGAATCAATACGCCAGTTCGGTGAACGCCCCTTGCAACGTCTCCATAGGCTTGGCCTGCTGTCACCACGGCTGCAATGTGTTCACATGACACAAATTAACGACGACGACATACAGCTGTTAAAGGAAAATGGCTGCCACGTCGTGCATTGTCCTGAATCAAACCTGAAACTGGCTAGCGGTTTCTGCCCCATCACTCAGTTAAACGAGGCAGGTATTAATGTAGCGCTTGGCACCGATGGCGCGGCCAGCAACAATGATCTGGATATGCTCGGTGAAGCCAAAACAGCAGCGCTTCTCGCCAAGGGAGTATCACAGAACGCCACATCAATTCCTGCTCATCAAGCGTTACGCATGGCAACCTATAATGGCGCGAAAGCCTTGGGTTTAGAGGCCAGCATTGGCAGTCTGGAGCCCAACAAAAGCGCCGACATGATAGCCATCGATCTAAGCCATCTTATCGACCAGCCGATCTACGATCCTATCTCACACCTCATCTACAACGGCTGCGGCCAAAAAGTGTCACATGTCTGGGTTAAGGGTAAAATGCTAGTAGATCAAGGCGAACTGATATCGATCGATATCAAAACACTGCAGTTTAAAGTATCCCAATGGCGCGACAAAATCAGAATCGCCGAGAACCAACAAAGTATGAGTTTTTAG
- a CDS encoding HAD-IA family hydrolase, whose amino-acid sequence MKAVLFDLDGTLLDTAQDLAQALNRLLQQEGKPTLAYEQIRQVVSNGGNAMVSLGFSTSPGTAEHQALYQRLLDIYEQQLTAQTAPFPGITALLATLGQFGLPWGVVTNKPSLYSVPIMAQMNLEPPCSALVCADQVAERKPHPESMLLACQQLGCPPEQALYVGDHQRDIEAGRNAGMITVAALYGYIEANDDPQSWDADYYINHPDELTELLHNYL is encoded by the coding sequence CTGAAGGCAGTGCTTTTCGATTTGGATGGCACGTTGCTCGACACGGCCCAAGATCTCGCACAAGCACTTAATAGACTTTTGCAACAGGAAGGCAAGCCTACGCTTGCTTACGAGCAAATTCGCCAAGTCGTTTCAAATGGCGGCAACGCAATGGTGTCATTGGGTTTTAGCACCAGCCCAGGTACTGCGGAACATCAGGCACTTTATCAAAGACTACTGGATATCTACGAACAACAGCTCACAGCGCAGACCGCCCCCTTTCCCGGTATCACAGCGTTATTAGCTACGCTTGGTCAGTTTGGTCTGCCTTGGGGAGTGGTGACGAATAAACCAAGTCTTTACTCGGTGCCGATCATGGCGCAAATGAATCTCGAACCACCCTGTTCAGCATTGGTCTGCGCCGATCAAGTAGCCGAGCGAAAACCACATCCTGAATCAATGTTGCTGGCGTGCCAACAGCTTGGTTGCCCCCCCGAACAAGCTCTCTATGTGGGCGACCACCAGCGTGATATTGAGGCCGGTCGTAACGCTGGTATGATTACTGTCGCGGCATTATACGGCTATATCGAGGCCAACGATGACCCTCAGAGCTGGGATGCGGATTACTACATTAACCACCCAGACGAATTAACTGAATTGCTTCATAACTATTTATAG
- the ubiG gene encoding bifunctional 2-polyprenyl-6-hydroxyphenol methylase/3-demethylubiquinol 3-O-methyltransferase UbiG: MPKIQAKIQPVRSENVDRAEIAKFEAIANRWWDAESEFKPLHQINPLRLNFIDQIVQLSGKKVLDVGCGGGILSESMAERGAQVTGIDMGETPINVAKLHSLESGTKVEYLQISAESLAEQRANSPDQQFDVITCLEMLEHVPDPSSVINACASMLKPGGHLFLSTINRNPKAYMFAIVGAEYVLKLLPRGTHDYAKFIRPSELATWVREAQLDLQQMIGLVYNPLTQHYKLADDVDVNYMMHATKAE, encoded by the coding sequence ATGCCAAAAATCCAAGCTAAAATCCAACCTGTCCGCAGCGAAAATGTTGATCGCGCCGAAATAGCCAAGTTTGAGGCTATCGCCAACCGTTGGTGGGATGCCGAAAGCGAGTTCAAGCCGCTGCACCAAATCAACCCGCTTAGACTTAACTTTATCGATCAAATTGTACAATTAAGCGGCAAAAAAGTGCTCGATGTAGGTTGTGGGGGCGGTATTCTTTCCGAGTCTATGGCTGAGCGAGGTGCTCAAGTGACCGGCATTGATATGGGCGAAACACCCATCAACGTGGCAAAACTTCACAGTTTGGAATCCGGCACGAAGGTCGAGTACTTACAAATCAGCGCCGAATCCCTCGCCGAGCAACGCGCTAATAGCCCCGATCAGCAGTTTGATGTCATCACCTGTTTGGAAATGCTCGAGCATGTTCCTGATCCCAGCTCGGTCATCAATGCCTGCGCGAGCATGCTCAAACCCGGCGGACACTTGTTCCTCTCTACCATTAACCGTAACCCTAAAGCCTATATGTTCGCCATCGTGGGAGCGGAGTACGTACTCAAACTACTACCACGCGGCACTCATGATTACGCAAAGTTTATTCGACCATCTGAGCTTGCGACCTGGGTCAGAGAGGCCCAGCTAGACCTACAGCAAATGATAGGGCTCGTTTACAACCCCCTCACGCAGCACTATAAACTGGCGGACGATGTCGATGTGAATTACATGATGCATGCGACCAAAGCCGAATGA